From Gracilimonas sp.:
ATTAATTCCTTAAAGGCTTTTACTTCCACACCCAGTTCTTCTTGTAATTCCCGCTCTATAGTTTCCTGAATTTCTTCATCACCTTCTTGTTTGCCTCCGGGGAATTCCCAAAGTCCTCCAAGCATGGCATCTTCAGGCCTTAAAGCTATCAACAACTTTCCGTCTTCGGCTTCAATAATGCCAACGCCAATGGTGTGGTGTGGTTTCTTTTTTGCCGGAGACTTGTAGGGGATGGTATCCGTTTTTGCGGTTTTGGCAGCTACACAACCTGACTGAACCGGGCATTTATCACATTCCGGATTGGTGGGTTTACAAACTACTGACCCCAGTTCCATCATTGCCTGGTTGAAATCGGCCGGGTTATCCTCATCAATCAGTTCAGTGGCAAAATCCTGAACTTTGTTCTTTGTTTTGCTGCTGCGGATGTCCTCCTCAATCCCAAAATACCGGGTAAGTACGCGAATTACGTTTCCATCTACTACCGCATTCGGTTTGTTGAAGGCAATACTGGTAACAGCGGCAGCCGTGTATGGGCCAATTCCTTTCAGCTTGATGATTTCATCATAGCTCTCCGGTAGTTTGCCGTTATAATCCTGAACAACCGTTTTGGCAGCAGAGTGAAGGTTTCTTGCACGGCTGTAGTATCCCAATCCTTCCCAGGCTTTCAGCACTTCCTGCTGTTCAGCATTGGCCAAATCAAAAACGGTGGGAAACAGGGAAATGAAATTCTGGAAGTAAGGTGTGGCTTGATCAACCCGCGTTTGCTGGAGCATTATTTCCGATACCCAAATTTTGTAGGGATCGGCTTCACCCCGCCACGGCATTTGGCGTTTATGATCCTGGTACCAGCTTTGCAGGTGATTAGTAAAGTCGTTGTTATTCAAAAGAGAAACTGCGTTCTAATATTGTTATTCGTCGCCGCGGGTAATATTGAGCACATTCAGAGTCACATCAATGGAAGATGCAGCTCCGAGCCTGTCGGTAGCAATGACCTTAAACGTGGATTCGCCTACCTGTCGTTCGGTTGGCGTCCAGGTAAATTCCCCGGTTTTCTCGTTAATGGTAGCACCATCCGGCATATCAACACCGATGTATCTGACCAGTGAATTTTGCGGGTTTTCAGGATCAGTAGCATTAAACTGTAGCGTGTATTCTTCATTAACCGCTATAGAAGTAGAGCGAACCGGACTGAACCGGGGAGGAGCATTAAAAGAGCGCACATCTACAACAAAGCGAGTGCTGTCGGATTGCCCTTCGGAATTAGTGGCTACAATGCTGAACCAGAAATTTCCAACCTGGTTGATGGTCGGCTGCCAGAAAAAGCCCTGCTTTCGAATTTTGGCATTCTGTGCATTAGATCGATATGAAAACTCAACCTGATCTGTCGGATAATTCCCTTCCATTTCAAAAGCTAAAATAAGCGGATTTGGATAGGTTATTATCTGTTTGGGAATTGGTTTTATGCTGAATTCACCGGAAGCGGAGGTGTTGGATTCGGATGATTGCTCGCGCATCATAATTTCAGAGATATTGTCATTTTCTGAAATCCAAATTCGGTTGGCGCTGTTGGCGAGGTAATTTCCTGCACGGGTATCATCCTTCCATATGCCGAGAAGACCGGATTCATCGGTTGTCCAAACACGGCCGGATACCGTTCTCACAAAAAGCCGTCCATTCCAGCTGGAAATGTGATCAACGGACTCGTTGGTAACGCCAATTTTTTTCCCGATTCCGGTGGATCTTATCTCAAAAATCTCTCCGGTAGCAGTGCTTCCCCAAACCTGTTCCTGATCTACAAAGATGTGCTCCAAAGGCCTGCGTAACGAAATATTGGCTGAGTTTTGCAGGGTGCTATCCTGTTGATTGAAAACGAGGAGGGAAGGAGCATCGGTAAGTACAAAAAGCTGATTGCTTAGGTTGGATGAGCTTAAATCCATAACGCTTGCTCCGTTCATGAAACTCCCGGCCACAATCTCGGGATCAGAGTCCACTGTTTCCGGGGATTCCAGAGAAACACGGCCCAAACCTTCTTCTCCCAATGCTATATATAAACTGTTTTTTAAACGGGCGGCAGCTTTGGGCTGAGCGGGCAAGATGGTGGATGAATAAACCCCTAATACCGAGGTAGGTTCAAGAACGGTGAGTCTTCTCGAATCTCCGAACAGGTAAGCAAAACGGATGTCGGCCATAATGATATTTCCGCGACGCTGCATACCGGAAGAAGTATAAAGCCATTGCAGCGAATCAGGGTAGGCTCTGAATACAGCCATGCCTTCACTTTCGGATAGCACATACAAATGAGAAGGAGAAGCTTCCATCGTCTTTACATCCGGGATTTCCATCATCCGGGCATAATTCTGCACCAGTTTTTGCTGCCCCATAGCCTGCGAAATACAGATGAACACAAGTGTAAGTATCAGGGTAATCCTTGAAATAAGTTTCATATCACTATAACCAGTTATGCATTTTGTACCAGTGGATGGTTCGGGAGATTCCCTCAGCCAGCGAAACATCAGGAGTATAGTCTAAATCTTTGTGAGCTTTATCGGAGGTGCAGGTCCATTCCAATATCAGCTCATTTGCTTTCTCCTTGTTAATAACGGGATATTTTCCAATTAATGATGCCACGTTTTCTATTACACCTGCCGCTTTTTTAACCAATCCGGGTTTAATTTTGACCGGGATCGCTTTTTTGCCCATTACTTTGGAGGTGACAGCACGAATCTCGTTCCAGGAATGGGTGCCTTCCCCGGAAATAAAATAAGTATGGACGCCTGTATCTTTTTTATGAGCAGCCTGCATAATCCCGTTCACTAAATCACTAACATACACCATCGAAAGGCGGGGATTGTTCCCATCGCCTACAATCGGGCAAATACCTTTTGAGAACGCCTGGAAGAAAGAGAAAATCTGGTCTTCACGGGGTCCATATACTGCAGGCGGGCGGATGATTTTTATACTGTCCTTCCCACTCACCGCTTTATGAATACGGGCCTCCATCTCTTTCTTTGACTCCCCATACATACTCACAGGGTTCATAGGTTCCCCTTCTGTTTTGGGTGAACCGTTACTGGGACCGGCGGCAGCTAATGAGGATAAAATCATCATGTTCCTGACACCTTTTTTTTGAGCCAGGCGGACAAGATCCTCTGTGGCATCAACATTGGCGTGGGTAAATTCTTTTTTGGTGGGAGCTTTTACAATGGCTGCAATGTGAAATAATACATCAGCACCCTCAAGTCCTTTTGATAAGGCATTTAAATTTTGAAGGTCTCCCGGCACTTTTTTGAAATCAAGGCCACTCAGCCATTTCTCATCACTTCTTACCAGGCAGCGTACTTCATCGTAGTCGTCAGATTTGATTAGAGCTTCAACTAAATGGCTTCCTATAAAACCTGTTCCTCCGGTTACAAAGGCTTTCATTTATTTCCTTATATTTGGCGAATCGTTTGGAATAAAAAAGAGTTTACAGCGAGGATCATCGCAGAGCAAATAAGATACAAATCTACCCTCTGCTTTTAAATTTTTATGAAAGAATTACGAGTCGCCCTTTTTACAGGCAACTACAATCACATTAAAGACGGTGTTTCACTTACCCTGAATCGGTTGGTGAAGTTTTTGGAAGAGCAGGGGATACCGGTTTTGGTTTTCGGGCCAACGGTTAAGGAGCCTGCGCTTAATCACAACGGACGACTGGTTTCGGTGCCATCCATCCGTATGCCGGTTTCCGGGCGGGGAGAGTACCGGGTACCGATTGGGATCTCGGAAGAGGCAAAAAGGGAATTAGATGAATTTAATCCCACCCTGGTTCACATCGCAACGCCCGATCGTGCCGGATACAAGGCCTTACTTTGGGCACAGAAAAACAATGTGCAGGTAGTGGGTTCCTATCACACTCACTTCACCAGCTACTTTAAATACTATGGCCTTACGCCTATAGAATTTCTGGCGTGGAGGTATTTGAGCTGGTTCTATAATTCCTGCACACACGTGTATGTGCCTTCACAATCGATGATTGATGAATTGAAAAATCATGGTTTCGAGGATGGGATGAAAATCTGGGCCCGTGGGGTAAATACAAAACTATACTCTCCTGAAAAACGGGATATGGAATGGCGCAGAGCAGCAGGGTTTGAAGACGATGATATTGTTGTCACGTTTGTATCGCGCCTGGTGTGGGAAAAAGAGCTGGATACATTCCGGCACAGTGTACAGCAAGTGGCCTCAAAAAATCCAAAAGTAAAACCTCTTGTGGTTGGCGACGGACCTGCAATGGCCGAACTGCAGAAATTAATGCCGGAAGCCCATTACACCGGTTTTCTGGAAGGTGAAAACCTGGCAAGAGCTTATGCCAGCAGTGATGTTTTTCTATTTCCCTCCCATACCGAAACCTTCGGAAATGTTACACTGGAAGCCATGAGCAGTGGTTTGCCCTGCCTGGTTGCAGATGCCACCGGAAGTAAATCATTAGTAGAACACGGGGTAAACGGTGGCTTAGCTGAGCCGGAGAATAAAGTGGATTTCGTGAAAAAATTATCCATCATTGTTTCGGATCAAAGCCTTCGCGACAAAATGCGAAAAGCCTCCCGGGAAAAAGCACTCGAATATGAGTGGGATGAAATTAATGGTCAGCTGGTCCAAAATTATAAAGAAGCTTTAAAACTCCCGGTTCCGCAAACCTATTTATAAAGAAATTTAGTCCATGAAAATCATAGACGTCGCAGAGTTTTATACAGATCAGGGTGGAGGGGTGAAAACCTACATCAATCAGAAGCTGCAAGCCGGAAAAAAGCATGGCCATGATATTGTAATTGTAGCTCCCGGCGAAGACTGGGGTGAAGAAGAGCGCTATGGCGGGAGGGTGATTTGGGTGAAAGGCCCGCGACTGCCGGTAGATTGGCGCTACTACATTCTATGGAGAGAAAAAGCCGTGCATGAAATTCTGGATCGTGAAAAGCCCGATGTAGTTGAAGGTTCTTCGCCGTGGACCGGTGGCTGGTTTGCCGGGCGCTGGAAAGGTGATGCTGTGAAGACCTTCATTTTTCATCAGGATCCGGTTGCGGCTTACCCTCATACTATATTTGGGAATATACTTGGTTTTGACCGTGTTGATAAGCTCTTCGGATTCTACTGGAAATACCTGCAAAGGCTTAGTAGTAATTTTGATGCCACCATTGTAAGTGGAGAATGGCTGGGCGAGCGGATTGACAATTATGGAGTGAACAACCCCATTCCGGTTCCATTTGGAATAGATAAAGACTTCTTCTCACCAAGCCGAAGAGATCCCGAGCTTCGGAAAAAACTGTTATCCGATTTCGGGTTACCGGAAACCGCAAAGTTGATGATTGCCATCAGTCGCCACCATCCTGAAAAAAGACTGGGTTCTCTTATCGGCGGGTTTCATGCAGCTGCTGAAGAAGAGCCCATGGCCCTGATTGTTTTCGGGGATGGCCCCATCCGTAAGTATGTGGACTTTAAAGCGAACCAAAGCCCGCACGTTAAGCTGATGGGTTTTACCGAAAACCGGGATGAGCTGGCGAACATCCTTGCTTCGTGCGATTACTTTGTGCACGGTTCTTCAGCAGAAACCTATGGTATTGTGGTAGCCGAGGCGGTATGCAGTGGCTTGCCGGTGGTTGTTCCCCAAAGAGGGGGAGCCGGTGATATTGCCAATCCCGATATTGCTGAAACCTTTACAGCCGGAGATTCTTCATCCCTTAAAAAAGCCCTGCTGGATATTATCTCCAGAGATCGGGACGAGCTGGTTGCTGCATGTAAACTGGCGGCAAGTGAAGACATAGGAACGATGGATGACCACTTTAAACTTCTGTTTAAGAAATATGAACAATTGGTAGAACAGAAAAATACGGTTCTGTAAACGCTGAAAGTGGAATTTTTGAATTCTGTGAATTTTGATGTTATTTACACTGTTTAGAATTCAGTAGCAGACCGATATATTTCTTATCTTCAGCACGAAATTAAACTTATTTTACAGCGACCAGTTCTTAACCACGAGTTAGCGAAAATTTGATAGAAATTTAATACTGGCTATATTTCGCTGTTTATTTAGAATCTTTGTTAAGGAATTACCGAATGGCCGACCAAAAATCCAGCGCCACAAAATCAGACATTTTTTCGAAGGCTTTTAATTTCACAAAAGCGGATGAAGTCAAAGAAATGGGGCTGTATCCGTACTTTAAACCTCTCGAAGCAACGGACGGTACAATTGTTGAAATCGAAGGTAAAAAAGTAATTATGGCCGGGTCTAATAATTATTTGGGCCTCACCAACGATCAGCGCACGATTAAAGCAGCTCAGGATGCCCTCAAAAAATATGGTACAGGATGTACCGGCTCTCGCTATCTAAACGGTACACTCGACAGTCACCTCGAACTGGAGGATAAGCTAGCCAAGTTTATGGGCAAAGAAGGGTGTGTGCTTTTCAGTACCGGTTATCAAACCAATGAAGGCGCTATACAGACCATTGCCGATCGTAACGATATTATTTTCTCAGATAAAGACAACCACGCCTGTATTGTAGTGGGTACTCTTGTTTCGAACGCTAAGACCATGCGTTATAAGCATAATGACATGGATCAGCTACGAAAACTCCTTGAAAGAGCCGATCCTGACGCCGGAAAAATCATTGTAACTGATGGGGTATTTTCAATGTCAGGAACACTGGCTAAAGTACCCGAACTGGTTAAGTTGGCCAAGGAATTTAATGCCCGATTATATCTTGATGATGCTCATGCTGTTGGAGTAGTTGGAGACGGTGGAAGAGGATCAGCATCTGTATTTGGATTGACCGATGAAGTCGACTTGATTAGCGGAACATTCTCAAAATCATTTGCGTCCCTTGGAGGGTTTTTAGTAGGGGATCGTCCTGTAATTGAATACATACGTCATAAATCACCGGCGCATATATTTAGTGCATCCATGCCACCCGCTAATGTGGCAACGGTACTTAAAGTTCTGGAGATTCTTCAGGAAGAAACCTGGAGATTGGACCGTCTCGAAGAAATTGCCAATTACATGCGTAAAGAACTGCGAGGCTTAGGATTTAATGTATGGAGCAGTCAGAGTCCAATCATCCCTGTTGTAATTGGGGAAATGATGGACTGTTTCAAATTCTGGAAAGATCTGTTTGAGGAAGGCGTTTATACGAATGCGGTTGTTCCACCGGCTGTGCCACAAGGGCAGTCGCTGCTGCGAACAAGTTATATGGCAAGTCATACAGACGAACATCTCGATCAAATTCTGGAGGCATTTCGTAAAGTAGGCTTAAAACACGGCGTGATTGACAGAAATGGCCATTCAGCAACCGAATAAACCCTTAATCTTACCAAGGCTGCATGAATAGTTCCGGGGTAACCTTTGTTTCGACTAAAGAGGAAAAGAAACGGTTCACGAACTTCATATACCCTTTTTATGAAGGTGAAGAGCACTGGGTTCCCCCATTGCGTATGGATCAGAAAAAACTGATTGATACCAATAAAAATCCCTTTTTTAACAATGCTGAAATAGCTTTGTTCCTTGCTGAGAAAGATGGCAAAGACGTAGGCCGGATTGCAGCTATTATTGACCATCGTTTCAATGAATTTCACGGTACAAAAACCGGTCATTTCGGCTTCTTTGAAAGCATAAACGATCAGCACACTACAAACTTACTTTTTCGGGTAGCTGAAGACTGGCTTCGAGATAAAGGGATGAATAAAGTGGTGGGACCAGCCAGCCCGAGTATGATGGATACGATTGGCGTATTGATAGACGGTTTTGATAAAGATCCGTACATCATGATGCCTTATAACTTTTCCTATTATGATGAGCTGATTAAGAACGCCGGATTCCAAAAAGAGATGGACATGTATGCCTACATCGTGGATACGGAAACCGTGGCGGTAGAACGGATGAACAGGGCAATGGAAATTGTTAAAAAAAGGCTTCCCGATATCGAAATTCGTCCTGTGAATCTGAAGAAAATGGATTCTGAGATTAAGATTGTCCGTGAGATCTTCAACAAGGCCTGGAAAGATAACTGGGGTTTCATCCCACTAACAGAAGAAGAATTTCAGGCGGCGGGCAAAGACCTGAAAATGATTGTGGATACCGATTACGCTCACATTGCTGAGATCAAAGGTGAACCGGTAGCTTTCTCCATCGGACTTCCCAATATCAACGAGATTCTCAAAGACATGAATGGAAAGCTCTTTCCATTTGGGTTTATCAAGCTGCTGTGGGGCAAAAGCAGGGTGCAAGGACTCCGGACGGCATTAATGGGAGTTTTACCGGAATGGCAGGGCAAAGGTATCGATGCTCTTCTTCATCAGCGTTCGATCCAAAACGGGCTGGAAACCGAAGGTAAAACCATCTCTGAACTAAGCTGGATTCTGGAATCTAACCCGGAGATGATTCGCGTTGCAGAACGCATCGGCGGTACGTTGGATAAAACCTACCGGATGTATGCTAAAGAGTTGTAGCACTTCTTCATTACTTCTTAAGGCATCCCTTCTTTTTAACATCCAATTCACAACATCTACATAGTTTTTCCTTATCTTCTTAAGGCTATAAAGAAATTTTTATTTGCCCCGAACGCTTAGCGTTTTTGAATCATTTTGGGGCGTGAATTCTCAACCTTTAAAGAAGAAAGCAGAAGAATGAGTGAATATCGTATCGAGAAAGATTCAATGGGTGAAGTGAAAGTTCCAAAAGACGCTTTATATGGAGCACAAACCCAGCGTGCCCACGATAATTTTCCTATCAGCGGAATTAAATTCAGCCGTGAGTTTATTGAAGCTCTCGGGTATGTGAAGAAGTCGGCTGCGGCTGTAAATGCGGAACTGGGCCTTTTGGATAATGGAGTTGCCAAAGCAATTCAGGCTGCTTCCCAGGAAGTCATTGACGGACTGCACGACAAAGAATTTGTGATCGATATTTTTCAAACCGGCTCGGGTACTTCCACCAATATGAACTCGAATGAGGTGATTGCCCGGCGCGCCAATGAGCTGAAGAAAAACCTGGATGTGGATATTCATCCAAATGACCATATCAATTATGGTCAAAGCTCAAATGATGTAATTCCAACCACCATTCGTGTGGCCGCCGTTAAAGCGGTGAACAACAACCTGATCCCGGCACTTGAGCATCTCCACAAAACCTTTATCGAAAAAGGGAAAGAATATGCAGATGTAGTTAAAACCGGAAGAACTCACCTCATGGATGCCATGCCGGTAACCATCGAGCAGGAGTTTAGTGGCTATGCCCGACAGGTTGAGCTGGGGATTAAGCGGGTTGAATCGGCCCTGGAAAGAGTAAGCGAACTTCCGCAGGGAGGAACTGCTGTTGGAACAGGAATCAATACCCACAAAGACTTTGGGAAGAAATTCGCAGCTAAAATTTCAGAGCTGACCGGAGAGAAGTTTACCGAAGCAGAAAATCATTTTGAAGCTCAGGCAACGGTAGATGCACCTGTTGAGCTAAGCGGTCAACTAAAAACCATTGCCGTTAGCTTGATGAAAATCGGCAACGACCTGCGATGGATGAATTCTGGCCCGAACAGTGGAATCGGAGAAGTTGAGCTGGAGGCCCTTCAGCCGGGATCTTCTATTATGCCCGGAAAAGTGAATCCGGTTATTGAAGAATCTCTGACGATGGTTTGCGCTCAGGTAATTGGTAACGATGCCACGGTAACCGTAGGCGGACAGGCCGGAAACTTTGAACTAAATGTGATGCTGCCTGTAGTGGCGCATAACCTGTTGCAGTCGATAGAAATCCTTGCAAATGCGGCCCGGAATCTGGCTGACCGTTCGGTTTCAAAACTATCGGTACGTAAAGAGAATATTGCCTCGATGGTTGAGAAAAACCCAATCCTGGTTACAGCACTTAATCCAATTATTGGGTACGACAAAGCGGCCAAGATTGCTAAGAAAGCATTTGCTGAAGGCCGGGCACTCAAAGAAGTTGCCAAAGAGATGACCGACCTGTCGGATGAGGAACTGGAGAAAGCTCTTGATCCTATAAAAATGACGAAAGGCGGGTTCACGGAGTGATAGGTTTTTACGATAACCCTTCCAAGGTTATTACTATTATTTCTAATTATGGCAAAGTACTTTAACCTTGGAAGGGTTAGTTCAGTGTTTGTCGTTTGAACCCAGAATTCATTACAAATCAATAGAAAAAGAACGATAAGAGCGCTGGAGGCTGTTTCATAAAAAAGCGCTTTTCCGTATTATATCGCCCCTTTTGGAAGGGTGTTTTCCTAAATATTCAGAACTAAAATTGTATAATGGCTCAAGTAAAAGAAAAGACGACGAAGAATAAGTTTACCGCTGCTCAGAAAAAGGAAATCTTAGCCGATTTCAAGCTGGGTTGGGTAAGCCGGCATATGTCGTTAATCGGTAGAAAAGAAGTGCTCACCGGAAAAGCCAAGTTCGGGATATTTGGAGACGGTAAGGAAATCCCGCAGATCGCGATGGCCAAAGTATTTAAGAATGGAGACTTCCGGTCAGGCTACTATCGCGACCAAACCTTTATGCTTGCAATCGGAGAGGTAACCCCTCAGCAACTTTTTGCGCAACTATACGCTCACGCTGATGTGGAAGCAGATCCGAATTCTGCCGGACGGCAAATGAACTCACACTTTGCCACCCGCCTGCTGGATAAAGAAGGCAACTGGAAAGATCAAACCAAGTCAAAGAACACAGCATCCGATATTTCACCTACTGCAGGACAAATGGCCCGCTTACTGGGACTTGCCCAGGCTTCCAAAGTGTACCGCAACGAGAAAGCGCTAAAGGGCAAAGAGTGGAAGAAGTTTTCCAATAAAGGAAATGAAGTTGCATTTGGAACCATCGGGGATGCCAGTACTTCGGAAGGGGTATTCTGGGAAACTATTAACGCAGCCGGTGTGCTTCAGGTGCCGATGATTATGTCGGTTTGGGATGATGGATTTGGAATCTCGGTGGCTAAGAAATATCAGACCACAAAAGAGAATATTTCGGAAGTGCTGAAAGGATTTCAGCGCACAAAAGATGAGGACGGTTACGAAATTCTGAGGGTGAAAGCCTGGGACTACCAGGCACTGATTGAAACCTATCAGAAAGCAGAAGAGATTGCCCGGAAGGAGCATGTGCCGGTATTGATTCACGTGCAGGAAGTTACCCAGCCACAAGGGCACTCCACTTCCGGTTCGCATGAAAGATATAAGTCGGAAGAGCGACTGCAGTGGGAAGAAGAATATTGCTGCTTGGAAAAGCTGCGCCAGTGGATTTTAGATAATGGCATTGCCAAATCCGAGAAACTGGATGAGCTGGAAGATGAAGCTCAGGATGAGGTAAATGAAGCTAAAAATGCGGCATGGAAAGCCTTTTTTGAACCCATCAAACAGGAAAAGTCAACGGCTATAGAGTTGATTGACAACCTGAAAGAGGAATCAGGTGTAGAAAAGGTAGGTGAGTTTTCCAAGAAACTGAAGAACTACCCGAATGCCATTCGCAAGGATATTTTGTCAGCAGCCCGTAAATCGCTGGCGGTTACGGCCGGAAACAATTCATCTGCCCGTGAAAAGCTGGCTGAGTGGGTTAAAGAATACCGGGAAGTAAACCGGGATCGCTACAATTCTCATTTATACAGCCAAACACCAAATTCTCCGTTAAAGGTAGAAGAGATTAAGCCGGAATATCCTGAAGAGCCCAAACGAGTGGATGGCCGGATGGTTATACGTGAAAATTTTGACACCATTTTTGACAAATACCCAAATACGCTGGTATTTGGTGAGGATTCCGGAAAGCTTGGTGACGTTAATAAAGGCCTTGAAGGCATGCAGGATAAATACGGGGAAATCCGTGTGAGTGATACCGGTATCCGGGAAGCAACCATTTTAGGGCAAGGCATCGGGATGTCGATTCGCGGACTCCGCCCGATTGCTGAAATACAGTACCTGGATTACCTGTTGTACTGTTTCCAGGGAATTTCGGATGATTTGGCTACCCTTCGCTACCGAACAAAGGGCGGGCAGGCTGCTCCGTTGATTGTACGAACCCGCGGTCACCGTCTGGAAGGAATCTGGCACTCCGGTTCCCCAATGGGGATGATTACAAGCGGCGCTCGGGGTGTTCATTTATGTGTTCCCAGAAACCTGACTGAAGCGGCCGGATTCTACAATACCTTACTTCAGGGAGACGACCCTGCTATCATCGTTGAGCCTCTGAATGGCTATCGCCTCAAAGAAAATATGCCGACTAACTTAGGTGAATTTACCACACCGTTAGGCAAGCCGGAAATTATTAATGAGGGATCCGATATGACGGTTGTTTCCTATGGATCAACCTTCAACATTGTGGAAAGCATTATTCCACAGCTTGATGATGCCGGTATTTCCATCGAGCTGATTGACGTAAGAACCCTGATGCCTTTCGACCTGGATCATGTGATTGGAAAATCACTCAGCAAGACCAACCGACTGTTGATTGTGGATGAAGATGTTCCCGGTGGAGCTTCTGCCTACATCCTGCACAAAGTATTGGAAGAGCAGGGCGGCTACTTTCAGCTCGACTCAGAGCCTAAGTGCCTGACGGCCCACGATCATCGTCCGGCCTATGCTTCCGATGGTGATTATTTCAGCAAGCCCAACGCCGAGGATATCTTCGAGACCATTTACGAGATCATGCACAAAGCAGATACCGAGCGTTATCCGGCGATATATTGATCGCAGATTTACCGGATTTTCAGATTTCACAGATTCTTAATCAATAGCTAAGGCTATATCTGTGAAATCTGAAAATCCTTAACATCTGTGCTCAAATAAGCCCCCGCGCCTTCAACTCTAAATACTTATTAATGGCATTCACCGAAAGCTCTTTCGGAGGGGTTAAAATAGTTTGAATACCTCGTTGGTTCAGGGCCTTTACAATCTGTTTTTTCTCAAAGGAGAATTTCTCTGCAATCGTCTTTGTGTAAATCTGCCCGATAGTTTTAGATTCTTCATACAGCAGTTTGGTCATTTCGGTATTTTCAAAAAAGATGGTAACCAGCAAATGGTCTTTGGCAATTCGCTGCAGGTAGGGAAGCTGCCGCTCCATCGAAGAAAAGGTCTCAAAATTGGTATAAAGTAAAACAAGACTTCGCTGATTTACATGCTTTCTCAGGGAAACAACCAGCCGCTCATAATCGGATTCCATAAAGTTGGTATTCAGGTTATATAAAGCTTCCTGAATGCGCTGAATATGCGTTCGCTTTTTCTCCGGTTTTACGACTATGGAATCATCATTGGAAAAAGTAACCAAGCCGGCTTTGTCATCTTTAATGAGCGCGATATTTGAAATCACCAGGCTGGTATTGATGGCGTAATCGAGCAGGTGCAGGCCGTCGAAAGGCATCTTCATAACGCGGCCCATATCAATTACATTAATCACGTTCTGGGATCGCTCATCCTGGTACTGGTTTACCATCAGGTCGTTTGCACGGGCCGTAGCTTTCCAGTTAATGGAACGGACGTCATCGCCCCGCACATATTCCTTGATTTGGTCGAATTCCATGGTGTGGCCGACTCTGCGGATCTTCTTGATGCCAATGTCTGTCAATCGGTTTGAAATGGCGTACATCTCAAATTTACGCATCTGAATA
This genomic window contains:
- a CDS encoding Ig domain-containing protein; amino-acid sequence: MKLISRITLILTLVFICISQAMGQQKLVQNYARMMEIPDVKTMEASPSHLYVLSESEGMAVFRAYPDSLQWLYTSSGMQRRGNIIMADIRFAYLFGDSRRLTVLEPTSVLGVYSSTILPAQPKAAARLKNSLYIALGEEGLGRVSLESPETVDSDPEIVAGSFMNGASVMDLSSSNLSNQLFVLTDAPSLLVFNQQDSTLQNSANISLRRPLEHIFVDQEQVWGSTATGEIFEIRSTGIGKKIGVTNESVDHISSWNGRLFVRTVSGRVWTTDESGLLGIWKDDTRAGNYLANSANRIWISENDNISEIMMREQSSESNTSASGEFSIKPIPKQIITYPNPLILAFEMEGNYPTDQVEFSYRSNAQNAKIRKQGFFWQPTINQVGNFWFSIVATNSEGQSDSTRFVVDVRSFNAPPRFSPVRSTSIAVNEEYTLQFNATDPENPQNSLVRYIGVDMPDGATINEKTGEFTWTPTERQVGESTFKVIATDRLGAASSIDVTLNVLNITRGDE
- the mutY gene encoding A/G-specific adenine glycosylase, which translates into the protein MNNNDFTNHLQSWYQDHKRQMPWRGEADPYKIWVSEIMLQQTRVDQATPYFQNFISLFPTVFDLANAEQQEVLKAWEGLGYYSRARNLHSAAKTVVQDYNGKLPESYDEIIKLKGIGPYTAAAVTSIAFNKPNAVVDGNVIRVLTRYFGIEEDIRSSKTKNKVQDFATELIDEDNPADFNQAMMELGSVVCKPTNPECDKCPVQSGCVAAKTAKTDTIPYKSPAKKKPHHTIGVGIIEAEDGKLLIALRPEDAMLGGLWEFPGGKQEGDEEIQETIERELQEELGVEVKAFKELMSLKHTYSHFSITMHAWMCKLVSGEPRPKSSQEIRWVERNELERYPFPKANKVLTERLVGKGQGELGI
- a CDS encoding glycosyltransferase; protein product: MKIIDVAEFYTDQGGGVKTYINQKLQAGKKHGHDIVIVAPGEDWGEEERYGGRVIWVKGPRLPVDWRYYILWREKAVHEILDREKPDVVEGSSPWTGGWFAGRWKGDAVKTFIFHQDPVAAYPHTIFGNILGFDRVDKLFGFYWKYLQRLSSNFDATIVSGEWLGERIDNYGVNNPIPVPFGIDKDFFSPSRRDPELRKKLLSDFGLPETAKLMIAISRHHPEKRLGSLIGGFHAAAEEEPMALIVFGDGPIRKYVDFKANQSPHVKLMGFTENRDELANILASCDYFVHGSSAETYGIVVAEAVCSGLPVVVPQRGGAGDIANPDIAETFTAGDSSSLKKALLDIISRDRDELVAACKLAASEDIGTMDDHFKLLFKKYEQLVEQKNTVL
- a CDS encoding NAD-dependent epimerase/dehydratase family protein; its protein translation is MKAFVTGGTGFIGSHLVEALIKSDDYDEVRCLVRSDEKWLSGLDFKKVPGDLQNLNALSKGLEGADVLFHIAAIVKAPTKKEFTHANVDATEDLVRLAQKKGVRNMMILSSLAAAGPSNGSPKTEGEPMNPVSMYGESKKEMEARIHKAVSGKDSIKIIRPPAVYGPREDQIFSFFQAFSKGICPIVGDGNNPRLSMVYVSDLVNGIMQAAHKKDTGVHTYFISGEGTHSWNEIRAVTSKVMGKKAIPVKIKPGLVKKAAGVIENVASLIGKYPVINKEKANELILEWTCTSDKAHKDLDYTPDVSLAEGISRTIHWYKMHNWL
- a CDS encoding glycosyltransferase family 1 protein → MKELRVALFTGNYNHIKDGVSLTLNRLVKFLEEQGIPVLVFGPTVKEPALNHNGRLVSVPSIRMPVSGRGEYRVPIGISEEAKRELDEFNPTLVHIATPDRAGYKALLWAQKNNVQVVGSYHTHFTSYFKYYGLTPIEFLAWRYLSWFYNSCTHVYVPSQSMIDELKNHGFEDGMKIWARGVNTKLYSPEKRDMEWRRAAGFEDDDIVVTFVSRLVWEKELDTFRHSVQQVASKNPKVKPLVVGDGPAMAELQKLMPEAHYTGFLEGENLARAYASSDVFLFPSHTETFGNVTLEAMSSGLPCLVADATGSKSLVEHGVNGGLAEPENKVDFVKKLSIIVSDQSLRDKMRKASREKALEYEWDEINGQLVQNYKEALKLPVPQTYL